A window of the Cucurbita pepo subsp. pepo cultivar mu-cu-16 chromosome LG01, ASM280686v2, whole genome shotgun sequence genome harbors these coding sequences:
- the LOC111779077 gene encoding uncharacterized protein LOC111779077: MAEKYDSDDRNGTVPVEEQDRTSHKSKGVYNMDQTVYETLRRLIAEVFSPDKAKGSSLFQRVKVSITENGPAVEKACRNIGRDVLCWTRRGSPLRALLVISVGTIALLALTGLLIFLLFFLAATFNAVVISLLVSLAAVGGFLALFFACITAVYIGALTVALFVISTATISAIVAVVIAAGWIGFFCVVWLAIRKSFGIAKQSMSAGSSAISAFSHARRAHKD; this comes from the exons ATGGCGGAGAAGTACGATTCCGATGATCGGAATGGCACTGTGCCGGTTGAAGAACAAGATAGAACCAGTCACAAGTCCAAAGGAGTGTATAATATGGATCAGACAGTTTATGAAACCCTCCGCCGTCTGATCGCTGAGGTTTTCTCCCCCGATAAAGCTAAGGGTTCTTCATTGTTCCAGCGCGTTAAGGTCTCCATCACTGAGAATGGCCCTGCCGTTGAAAAGGCCTGCAGAAACATTGGTCGCGATGTTCTTTGCTGGACTCGCAGGGGCAGTCCTCTTAGAGCACTCCTTGTTATCTCC GTTGGGACAATTGCTCTTCTTGCATTGACGGGATTGCTCATCTTTCTGCTATTCTTTCTGGCAGCAACTTTCAAcgccgttgttatttctcttcttGTTTCCTTGGCTGCAGTTGGAGGCTTCTTGGCACTTTTCTTTGCTTGCATAACGGCTGTTTACATCGGAGCATTAACAGTTGCTTTGTTTGTTATATCCACTGCAACAATCTCAGCAATTGTAGCAGTGGTGATCGCCGCAG GTTGGATTGGGTTCTTCTGTGTGGTATGGCTAGCAATACGAAAAAGTTTTGGTATTGCTAAGCAGTCGATGAGCGCGGGCAGTTCAGCAATTTCAGCATTTTCTCATGCTAGACGTGCCCACAAAGATTAG